The following DNA comes from Candidatus Angelobacter sp..
GAAGATCGGGCCGAGGAAATGACTGGGAGCGTTGAAGTTCATTTCTGTTTGCTGTTCAGAATGCGCCGTAGTTCTTCGATTTCCTGCCGCGAAAGTTTTTCCCGCTCGAGAAAGCACGCGAGGAAGGGCGCGACTTCGCCGTCGAAAAACCGGGAGAGAAACGAGCGGCTCGCGGCGTGGGTGTAATCTGCGGCATCGACCAGTGGACGGAAGTGATGTTCGCGCCCCTTCTTGTCGAAATCCAGCGCACCTTTGTGGACCAGTCGGCGCAGCAGCGTGTGAATGGTCTTGGGTTTCCAGTGCCGTTGCCGTTCCAGCGCTTCGACCACCTGATTGGCGGTGACCGGCGCTTTCTCCCACACGGCCTTCATCACGACCAGTTCGGCGTCGGAAATCTGTGGCAAGGCTTGATTGGCGCGATTTGTCTTCATAACGAATCCTACGGTTGTAGGATTTATCTCCTACACTTGTAGGAGCTGCAAGCGAAAAATTTGGCTCTTATGCGTTTACCTCAAACATTGGGATGTGATTGAGGATGCGCTGTGACTCGCGACTGAACCGTTGACTTCGGCCCCTTTCTTCTTAATCTCCTGGAAACCACTCCCAAACAATGAACTCGGCGGAAATTTTTGACAAA
Coding sequences within:
- a CDS encoding BlaI/MecI/CopY family transcriptional regulator is translated as MKTNRANQALPQISDAELVVMKAVWEKAPVTANQVVEALERQRHWKPKTIHTLLRRLVHKGALDFDKKGREHHFRPLVDAADYTHAASRSFLSRFFDGEVAPFLACFLEREKLSRQEIEELRRILNSKQK